In Mixta intestinalis, the following are encoded in one genomic region:
- the rpmJ gene encoding 50S ribosomal protein L36 produces MKVRASVKKLCRNCKIIRRDGVVRVICSAEPKHKQRQG; encoded by the coding sequence ATGAAAGTTCGTGCTTCCGTCAAGAAATTATGTCGTAACTGCAAAATCATTCGTCGCGACGGCGTTGTACGCGTGATTTGCAGTGCCGAGCCTAAGCACAAACAGCGCCAGGGCTGA
- the rpsD gene encoding 30S ribosomal protein S4 translates to MARYLGPKLKLSRREGTDLFLKSGVRAIDSKCKIEQAPGQHGARKPRLSDYGGQLREKQKVRRIYGVLERQFRNYYKEAARLKGNTGENLLALLEGRLDNVVYRMGFGATRAEARQLVSHKSVMVNGRVVNIASYQVSPNDVVSIREKAKKQSRVKAALELAEQREKPTWLEVDATKMEGVFKRIPERTDLSADINEHLIVELYSK, encoded by the coding sequence ATGGCAAGATATTTGGGTCCTAAGCTCAAGCTGAGCCGTCGTGAGGGCACAGACCTGTTCCTGAAGTCTGGCGTTCGCGCGATTGATTCCAAGTGTAAAATTGAACAAGCCCCTGGCCAGCACGGTGCGCGTAAACCGCGTCTGTCTGACTACGGCGGTCAGTTACGTGAAAAGCAAAAAGTTCGTCGTATCTACGGCGTGCTGGAGCGTCAGTTCCGTAACTATTACAAAGAAGCAGCACGTCTGAAAGGCAACACCGGTGAAAACCTGTTGGCTCTGCTGGAAGGTCGTCTGGATAACGTTGTTTATCGTATGGGCTTTGGTGCCACTCGTGCAGAAGCACGTCAGCTGGTTAGCCATAAATCTGTAATGGTAAACGGTCGCGTTGTTAACATCGCTTCTTATCAGGTATCTCCGAATGACGTAGTCAGCATCCGCGAGAAAGCCAAAAAGCAGTCTCGCGTGAAAGCCGCTCTGGAGCTGGCTGAGCAGCGTGAAAAGCCAACCTGGCTGGAAGTTGATGCAACTAAGATGGAAGGTGTGTTCAAGCGTATTCCTGAACGTACCGATCTGTCTGCGGACATTAACGAACACCTGATCGTCGAGCTTTACTCCAAGTAA
- the rpsK gene encoding 30S ribosomal protein S11: protein MAKAPVRARKRVRKQVSDGVAHVHASFNNTIVTITDRQGNALGWATAGGSGFRGSRKSTPFAAQVAAERCAEAVKDYGIKNLEVMVKGPGPGRESTIRALNAAGFRITNITDVTPIPHNGCRPPKKRRV, encoded by the coding sequence ATGGCAAAGGCACCAGTTCGTGCACGTAAGCGTGTAAGAAAACAAGTCTCAGATGGCGTGGCTCATGTCCATGCTTCTTTTAACAACACCATCGTTACCATTACTGACCGTCAGGGTAACGCACTGGGTTGGGCAACTGCCGGTGGTTCCGGCTTCCGTGGTTCTCGTAAATCTACGCCGTTCGCTGCACAGGTTGCTGCTGAGCGTTGCGCAGAGGCCGTGAAAGATTACGGTATTAAGAACCTGGAAGTTATGGTTAAGGGTCCGGGTCCGGGTCGCGAATCTACCATTCGTGCTCTGAACGCCGCAGGTTTCCGCATCACTAATATTACTGATGTGACTCCGATCCCTCACAACGGTTGTCGTCCGCCGAAAAAACGTCGCGTATAA
- the rpsM gene encoding 30S ribosomal protein S13: MARIAGINIPDQKHTVIALTSIYGVGKTRSKAICAAAGIAEDVKISELSEEQIDTLRDEVAKFVVEGDLRREVSMSIKRLMDLGCYRGLRHRRGLPVRGQRTKTNARTRKGPRKPIKK; the protein is encoded by the coding sequence GTGGCCCGTATAGCAGGCATTAACATTCCTGATCAGAAACATACCGTAATCGCTTTAACGTCGATCTACGGTGTCGGCAAGACTCGCTCCAAGGCCATCTGTGCTGCTGCGGGTATCGCTGAAGATGTTAAGATCAGTGAGCTGTCTGAAGAACAAATCGACACGCTGCGTGACGAAGTTGCCAAATTTGTCGTTGAAGGTGATCTGCGCCGTGAAGTTAGCATGAGCATCAAACGTCTGATGGACCTTGGTTGCTATCGCGGTTTGCGTCATCGTCGTGGTCTGCCAGTGCGCGGTCAGCGTACTAAGACCAACGCCCGTACCCGTAAGGGTCCGCGCAAACCGATCAAGAAATAA